One window of the Micromonas commoda chromosome 11, complete sequence genome contains the following:
- a CDS encoding predicted protein — protein sequence MAPPDGGWRKAKRKEPDASQQTDASPTASRAAKPRARTAAAGKVLDPDDYRDEVLSEIDPRSLAQARDALIVQTDRCHRLRSEKDEALAEATRLESELEQTRAQWKHAMDAHAEASTAVRDLQREVSHLREELATGRARRDADAAELDKARALILNARDAREAAERDARDARDEAAAARDAASRAATELTQSESAVAKTSREFEAAAVAELAALKERIGTLTWQAAQANDRAETLESDLADARAQLAEASRDRDAITKTLRLERSAAADEAAALAAARDLASTRVDELAESVASAHELRRALADAESRVRVVEDRLAKALVRSSRFERRAKEAESFVRSLASSTDAMDAEWRRVRDALARRCEVIEEEAAVDAVRAAGAAGAAAVAANGRELHAGVGRESNGGGGEAAAPSPPRRVATRGGGRKGRAGASGAS from the coding sequence ATGGCTCCCCCGGACGGGGGATGGCGCAAGGCGAAGAGGAAGGAGCCCGACGCCTCTCAACAGACGGATGCTtccccgaccgcgtcgcgtgcCGCTAAACCCAGGGcgaggaccgccgccgccggtaaGGTGCTCGACCCTGACGACTACCGCGACGAGGTGCTCAGCGAGATCGACCCGAGATCGCTGGCGcaggcgcgggacgcgctcATCGTTCAGACGGACAGGTGCCATCGTCTGCGGtcggagaaggacgaggcgctcgcagaggcgacgcggctggaatccgagctcgagcagacCCGAGCGCAGTGGAAgcacgcgatggacgcgcacgccgaggcgagcacagctgtgcgcgatTTGCAGCGAGAGGTCAGCCACCTCCGGGAGGAactcgcgacggggcgcgcgcggcgcgacgcggacgccgcggagctcgacaaggcgcgcgcgctcatcctcaacgcccgcgacgcgcgcgaagccgccgaacgcgacgcccgcgacgcgcgcgacgaggctgccgccgcgcgcgacgccgcgtcccgaGCCGCGACGGAATTAACCCAGAGCGAgagcgcggtggccaagACGAGCCGAGAGTTCGAAgcagccgccgtcgcggagctcgcggcgctgaaggaACGAATCGGTACGCTGACGTGGCAGGCTGCGCAAGCGAACGACCGCGCCGAAACGCTCGAGTCCGACCTCGCCGATgcgcgcgcacagctggcggaggcgtcgcgcgatcgcgacgcgatTACTAAGACGCTTCGACTCGagcggtcggcggcggcggatgaagccgccgcgctcgccgccgcgcgtgacctcgcgtccacgcgcgtcgacgaactCGCGGAGtccgtggcgtccgcgcacgagctgcggcgcgcgttggcggacgcggaatcgcgcgttcgcgtcgtcgaggatcgACTCGCCAAGGCGTTGGTCCGGAGTTCTCGGTTCGAGCGAAGGGCGAAGGAAGCGGAGTCTTTCGTTCGTTctttggcgtcgtcgacggacgcgatggacgcggagtggcggcgcgtgcgcgacgcgctggcgaggcGGTGCGAGgtgatcgaggaggaggctgcggtggacgcggtgcgggcggcgggggcggcgggggcggcggcggttgcggCGAATGGTCGTGAACTTCATGCGGGGGTGGGGAGGGAATCGAACGGGGGTGgtggcgaggcggcggcgccgagcccgccgaggcgcgtcgcgacgcggggcggcgggcggaagggacgcgccggcgcgagcggggcATCGTGA
- a CDS encoding predicted protein, which yields AIFGGIFNGGGSKRREAAKAALLEAIEGTQRGVAASEEDVAAVEAAASALERLNPNRQPLASPLVNGEWELLYTTSASILGANKPWFLRPSGPIYQAIDVGRLRARNRETFPFFNAVDADLTPTSRSAVNVQFVKFFIFGVAPVDAPPSARGALDVTYLDDDTRVSRGDRGNLFVLRMHDRDVELP from the coding sequence GCCATCTTCGGGGGCATCTTCAACGGAGGCGGATCGAAgcggcgcgaagccgccaaggcggcgctgctcgaggccatcgagggcacccagcgcggcgtcgccgcgtcggaggaggacgttgcggcggtggaggcggcggcgtcggcgctcgagcgcctcaaCCCCAATCGGCAACCCCTGGCGAGCCCCCTGGTGAACGGAGAGTGGGAGCTGCTGTACACCACGTCCGCGTCAATCCTCGGCGCGAATAAGCCGTGGTTCCTCCGCCCGAGCGGGCCCATCTACCAGGCCATCGACGTCGGGCGCTTGCGAGCGCGCAACCGCGAGACGTTCCCCTTCTTcaacgccgtcgacgcggacctcacgccgacgtcgagatcCGCGGTGAATGTCCAATTCGTCAAGTTTTTCatcttcggcgtcgcgcccgtggacgcgccgccgtcggcgcgcggcgcgctggacgtgacctacctcgacgacgacacgcgcgtcagccgcggcgatcgcggcaaCCTCTTCGTGCTGCGAATGCACGACCGCGACGTGGAGCTCCCG
- a CDS encoding predicted protein, which yields MASSGAGVPAAYRTGDAEKPAPPEGFGVVITGATKGVGYALAREFLARGDRVCICGRSATRVDAAVAALRAEFPGACVAGARCDVTDPRDVDAFGDYAASTIGVVHHWLNNAGMVSSREPLFDVEPAEVVRVCNTNLTGAILCCQKAVRLMRRQDEGSAGGSRRARESNGSNSPQRYHVYNFGFSQWGASFSKSTCTHKATKRGLSQLTASLSEELLEAGVDSVGVHQLSPGMVLTDLLLEGASPVARRFFNVLAEEPEVVAADLCPKIRETVGTRTAIEFLTLPDALARVMFGVPQIVGGGRFFDGDGRRVVSANAVGYKENGTRLLYEGME from the coding sequence atggcgtcgtcgggcgcgggcgtccccgcggcgtaTCGCACCGGTGACGCCGAGAAGCCCGCCCCACCCGAGggcttcggcgtcgtcatcacCGGCGCCACGAAAGGAGTCGGGTACGCGCTCGCCAGGGAGtttctcgcgcgcggcgacagGGTGTGCATCTGCGGCCGATCCGcgacccgcgtcgacgccgcggtggcggcgctgcgcgcggagttccccggcgcgtgcgtcgcgggcgcgcgatgcgacgtcacggacccgcgcgacgtcgacgccttcggcgactacgccgcgtccacgatcgGCGTCGTGCACCACTGGCTCAACAACGCCGGGATGGTGTCGTCGCGGGAGCCGCTgttcgacgtcgagcccgcggaggtggtgCGGGTGTGCAACACGAACCTGACGGGCGCCATCCTGTGCTGCCAGAAGGCGGTCCGGCTGATGCGGCGCCAGGACGAGGGTTCAGCGGGAGggtctcgccgcgcgcgggaatCTAACGGATCTAACTCTCCGCAGCGATACCACGTGTACAACTTCGGGTTCAGCCAGTGGGGCGCCTCTTTCAGCAAGTCCACGTGCACGCACAAGGCGACCAAAAGGGGTTTATCCCAGCTGACGGCATCGCTcagcgaggagctcctcgaggcgggcgtggactccgtcggcgtccatcAGCTGTCGCCCGGCATGGTGCTCACCGACTtgctcctcgagggcgcgtcgccggtggccAGAAGGTTCTTcaacgtcctcgccgaggaaccggaggtggtggcggcggaccTGTGCCCGAAGATTCGCGAAACGGTCGGGACGCGAACCGCGATCGAGTTTCTGACGCTCCCGGACGCGTTGGCCCGGGTGATGTTCGGGGTGCCGCAGATTGTCGGCGGGGGGCGTTtcttcgacggcgatgggcgtCGGGTCGTgtcggcgaacgcggtgggGTACAAGGAGAACGGCACACGCCTGCTGTACGAGGGCATGGAGTGA
- a CDS encoding predicted protein (Hypothetical), with translation MSGLFRKILKTVWVLINVVVLIALALSAWDMHRNRRAAHFIAWFVAGVFVLLAVPITFYEVAQHLENYRMPRLQRHVIRILFMVPIYAVDCWLALRFKDGTIYFDTIRECYEAYVIYNFYTYCTVYLQEFCNPGLEQIIARKPPARHIWPVSAFLDFPRMGEPFLRLCRHGVINYVVMRPLTTALAFVSEANGVYGDGQILNPLVAYPYLALLNNVSQAWAMYCLIIFYRATHEELAPIRPFYKFCTVKAVVFLSFWQGQTLLFMVKMQWIKVSQRETKTDYDAAEVATAMQEFLICVEMFFAAIAHSYAFPPSEYFGAQIPKERRMIDNIADMFDLRDVYHDVVNYGESNQERLSHRWMSFVGLFTGKPPPPLQSPSTKTKDGEFARLVDNTGRPMSEVEMSRVPGIGSASVVAGSMSAGDGRGVYGERSALGGGSRFDGSSGRRRERRASDGGEGASPRDGRAGGGGVSVRGERLFTLGGSSDEEEGVAMAPVSRESARFAKFRS, from the coding sequence ATGTCCGGTCTCTTTCGAAAGATCCTCAAGACCGTGTGGGTCCTCATCAACGTCGTCGtgctcatcgcgctcgcgctgagcGCGTGGGACATGCACCgcaaccgccgcgccgcgcattTCATCGCCTGGTTCGTCGCCGGGGTGTttgtcctcctcgccgtgccAATAACCTTCTACGAGGTGGCGCAGCACCTCGAGAACTACCGGATGCCGAGGCTGCAGCGGCACGTCATTCGCATACTCTTCATGGTGCCCATATACGCCGTCGACTGCTGGCTGGCGCTGAGGTTCAAGGACGGCACCATCTACTTCGACACGATCCGCGAGTGCTACGAGGCGTACGTCATCTACAACTTTTACACCTACTGCACGGTGTACCTGCAGGAGTTTTGCAACCCGGGTTTGGAGCAGATCATCGCCAGGAAACCCCCGGCGCGGCACATATGGCCCGTGTCGGCATTCCTGGACTTTCCGAGGATGGGAGAGCCCTTCCTGAGGCTGTGCAGGCACGGGGTGATCAACTACGTCGTGATGCGTCCGCTGACCACCGCGCTGGCCTTCGTCAGCGAGGCCAACGGCGTGTACGGAGACGGCCAGATCTTGAACCCGCTCGTGGCGTACCCGTACCTGGCGCTGCTCAACAACGTGTCCCAAGCGTGGGCGATGTACTGCCTGATCATATTCTACAGGGCGAcgcacgaggagctcgcgcccaTCCGCCCGTTTTACAAGTTCTGCACCGTCAAAGCCGTCGTGTTCCTCTCCTTCTGGCAGGGCCAGACGTTGCTGTTCATGGTCAAGATGCAGTGGATCAAGGTGTCGCAGCGGGAGACAAAGACGGactacgacgccgcggaggttgcgaCCGCCATGCAGGAGTTTCTCATCTGCGTCGAGATGttcttcgccgccatcgcgcacTCTTACGCGTTTCCACCGTCGGAATACTTCGGAGCGCAGATCCCGAAGGAACGAAGGATGATCGACAACATCGCCGACATGTTCGACCTGCGGGACGTGTaccacgacgtcgtcaacTACGGCGAGAGCAACCAGGAACGTTTGTCGCACCGGTGGATGTCGTTCGTCGGGTTGTTCACGGGTaagccaccgccgccgcttcaaTCGCCGTCGACCAAAACCAAAGATGGCGAGTTCGCGCGGCTGGTGGACAACACGGGACGGCCGATGAGTGAGGTAGAGATGAGCCGCGTGCCGGGCATcgggtccgcgtccgtcgtcgccgggtcgatgtccgcgggggacgggcggggggTGTACGGGGAGAGGAGCGCCTTGGGGGGCGGATCGAGGTTCGACGGTTcttcggggcggcggcgggagcggagggcatccgacggcggcgaaggggcgAGTCCGCGGgacgggcgggcgggcggcgggggcgtgagTGTGCGGGGGGAGAGGCTGTTCACGCTCGGCGGGAgctcggacgaggaggagggggtggcgatggcgccggtgaGCCGAGAGAGCGCGAGATTTGCCAAGTTTCGTTCGTAG
- a CDS encoding predicted protein, translated as MSAVTQSPAASAWAAAGLAAFPFLFFVSAPYGKLARDGWGAPIDGRLGWFLQELPSPLALIRALMVHHRADDPSSSCGAGGWTADDGAPSMALVAAALWCAHYANRAVRYPLTRRMSPTTFPVVLSAVAFNVVNGTVCGSELARRGCEAFGARNVPGLALMLLGVVINVTADEHLRALRAGKKDGGGEGGRRRRHKMGKDGKSGQQHAMPAGGLFDRCVCPHYLGELIEWCGFAAMTGTASACAFAFWTFANLFPRATAYREWYRERFGGATAVSRLPPRRAMIPFIASS; from the coding sequence ATGTCCGCCGTGACGcagtcgccggcggcgtccgcgtgggccgccgccgggttggCCGCGTTCCCTTTCCTCTTCTTCGTGAGCGCGCCCTACGGtaagctcgcgcgcgacggctgGGGCGCGCCCATCGACGGTCGCCTCGGATGGTTCCTGCAGGAGCTGCCCTCGCCGTTGGCGCTGATTCGCGCGTTGATggtccaccaccgcgccgatgacccgtcgtcgtcgtgcggcgcggggggatggacggcggacgacggcgcgccgtcgatggcgctcgtggcggcggcgctgtgGTGCGCGCACTACGCCAACCGCGCGGTGCGGTACCCGCTCACCCGACGCATGTCGCCCACCAccttccccgtcgtcctctcAGCCGTGGCGTTCAACGTGGTGAACGGGACGGTGTGCGGGTCGGagctggcgcggcgcggatgcgagGCGTTCGGCGCTCGAAACGTCCCGGGGCTCGCGCTCatgctcctcggcgtcgtcatcaacgtcaccgccgacgagcatctccgcgcgctccgagcAGGGAagaaggacggcggcggcgaaggggggaggaggaggagacaCAAGATGGGAAAAGACGGGAAAAGCGGACAACAAcacgcgatgcccgcgggcGGACTCTTCGATCGATGCGTCTGCCCGCACTACCTCGGCGAGTTAATCGAGTGGTgcgggttcgcggcgatgacgggcacagcgtccgcgtgcgcctTTGCGTTTTGGACCTTCGCAAACCTCTTCCCCAGGGCCACCGCTTACAGGGAGTGGTATAGGGAAAGGTTTGGTGGCgcgacagctgtgtcgcggttacccccgcggcgcgcgatgatcccgttcatcgcgtcgtcgtga
- a CDS encoding predicted protein: MRQMKTERNPLQRAEGSARWEQGTHRSVVMAAVYGPTQTQARKEDVDKLAIEVCWRPPFGLQTPADVDAERALRRTLEQIVLTAKYPRLGLRVVVQVISADGAVEACAMNATCHALMDAGVEMFGTLVAATVAIPKIIDGDTAGDALGPCADPTEDEERDAAAVGTFA; this comes from the exons ATGCGACAGATGAAGACCGAGCGTAACCCGCTGCAGCGCGCCGAAGGTTCCGCGCGTTGGGAGCAAGgcacgc ATCGATCGGTCGTCATGGCCGCGGTGTACGGCCCGACGCAGACGCAGGCGCGcaaggaggacgtcgacaaGCTCGCCATCGAGGTGTGCTGGCGCCCGCCGTTCGGACTCCAaacccccgccgacgtcgacgccgagcgcgcgctccgccgcacGCTGGAGCAGATCGTGCTCACCGCGAAGTACCCGCGCCTCGGcctgcgcgtcgtcgtccaggtcatctccgcggacggcgccgtggaggcgTGCGCCATGAACGCGACGTGTCACGCGCTcatggacgcgggcgtcgagatgttcggcacgctcgtcgccgcgacggtcgccaTTCCAAAaatcatcgacggcgacacagctggcgacgcgctcggaccgtgcgcggacccgaccgaggacgaggaacgcgacgccgccgcggtggggacGTTCGCG
- a CDS encoding predicted protein: MVKVCELLPGKYHHVEGQKAGTKWDARDASTGKVLLEWNIAEWTPIGPAADPRPAPVVQRTIVGSWRSPLRLLTPSEWDTDMDHWDEPVDDNAGPDFDCCPTTTPYHERVMYYTCLRHTLFFCFFIRSSDPLTKKLRFMSLLAVVFWMWGTAFELHYQTFVGILIVQAVVGGLVSTVINASFRVPWKCCRPIGRAFGFLSFFALFLFALWATILLVTEGRDNEGEYEEGEGEYEEVGFMDIFEPFCYALLIKWFVMEFIEIFVRVGMYGSCGGFGRCFGVGPRMFRLGNCVASAAM, from the coding sequence ATGGTCAAGGTCTGCGAGCTGCTGCCTGGAAAGTACCACCACGTGGAGGGCCAAAAGGCCGGAACGAAgtgggacgcgagggacgcgtcgaccGGGAAGGTGCTGCTCGAGTGGAACATCGCGGAGTGGACCCCGATCGGTCCAGCCGCAGACCCGagacccgcgcccgtcgtgcAACGAACCATCGTGGGGAGCTGGAGGTCCCCGCTACGGCTGCTGACGCCTTCCGAGTGGGACACAGACATGGACCACTGGGACGAGCCCGTCGACGACAACGCCGGCCCGGATTTCGACTGCTGCCCGACCACGACGCCCTACCACGAGCGAGTGATGTATTACACGTGCCTGCGACACACGCTGTTCTTCTGCTTCTTCATACGCAGTAGCGACCCTCTCACGAAGAAATTGCGCTTCATGTCGTTGCTCGCGGTTGTGTTCTGGATGTGGGGAACCGCCTTCGAGCTCCACTACCAAACATTTGTTGGCATTTTAATTGTGCAGGCAgtcgtcggcgggctcgtcTCCACGGTCATCAACGCTTCGTTTCGTGTGCCCTGGAAGTGTTGTCGGCCCATCGGTCGTGCGTTTGGCTTCCTCAGCTTCTTCGCTCTTTTCCTCTTTGCCTTGTGGGCCACGATATTACTGGTGACAGAGGGCCGGGATAACGAGGGAGAATACGAGGAAGGCGAGGGAGAATACGAGGAAGTGGGCTTCATGGATATCTTTGAACCCTTCTGCTACGCTTTGCTCATAAAGTGGTTCGTCATGGAGTTCATCGAGATATTCGTCCGAGTCGGAATGTACGGATCGTGCGGCGGTTTCGGGCGATGCTTCGGAGTCGGGCCGAGGATGTTCCGCCTCGGCAActgcgtcgcgtccgccgccatgTGA
- the DVR gene encoding 3,8-divinyl protochlorophyllide a 8-vinyl reductase (Reduces divinyl protochlorophyllide to protochlorophyllide in some species, providing an alternative pathway. ChloroP predicts 18aa cTP whereas targeT predicts 35aa mTP) has translation MAAALTSRVTLRAAPVVRGAKASKAAATTRPTRSLATRAAIADLPKENKDTKVLVVGGTGYIGKFVVRELCAQGYDVTAFVREKSGIGGKTDASGAKSMFPDASVKFGSVGSVDSIRSGAFDSDYDVVVSCLASRTGGIKDSWDVDYQATKNVLDVAREKGAKHFVLLSAICVQKPLLTFQAAKLKFEEELQSATDISHSIVRPTAFFKSLAGQVESVQKGGPYVMFGDGQLASCKPISERDLAKYMAECIRDASLENKVLPIGGPGKAMSALEQGTMLFDILGMEPKFVKVPIEVMDGVIKILDTFAGFFANMRDAAEFGKIGRYYAAESMLVLDSTTGEYDASKTPSYGTDTLEAFFKKVSVEGLAGQELGDQAVFK, from the coding sequence ATGGCAGCCGCCCTCACATCTCGCGTgaccctccgcgcggcgcccgtcgtccgcggcgcgaaggcctccaaggccgccgcgaccacccgcccgacgcgatcCCTCGCCACCAGAGCGGCCATCGCCGATCTTCCCAAGGAGAACAAGGACACCAAggtgctcgtcgtcggcggcaccGGATACATCGGAAAGttcgtcgttcgcgagctCTGCGCGCAGGGctacgacgtcaccgcgttCGTCCGCGAGAAGTccggcatcggcggcaagacggacgcgtcgggcgccaaGTCGATGTtccccgacgcgtccgtcaaGTTTGGGTCCGTCGGCTCCGTCGACTCCATCCGATCCGGCGCCTTCGACTCCGActacgacgtcgtcgtctcgtgcctcgcgtcgcgcaccgGCGGCATCAAGGACAGCTGGGACGTCGACTACCAGGCCACCAAgaacgtcctcgacgtcgcgagggagaaGGGCGCCAAGCACTTCGTCCTCCTCTCCGCCATCTGCGTGCAGAAGCCGCTGCTGACGTTCCAGGCGGCCAAGCTGAAATTCGAGGAGGAACTCCAATCCGCGACGGACATCAGCCACTCCATCGTCCGCCCCACCGCGTTCTTCAAGTCCCTCGCGGGCCAGGTGGAGTCGGTCCAGAAGGGCGGGCCTTACGTCATGTTCGGAGACGGCCAGCTGGCGTCTTGCAAGCCGATTTCCGAGCGGGACCTCGCGAAATACATGGCGGAGTGCATCCGGGACGCATCGCTGGAGAATAAAGTTCTGCCCATCGGTGGCCCTGGGaaggcgatgagcgcgttggAGCAGGGCACCATGCTCTTCGACATCCTCGGCATGGAGCCCAAGTTCGTCAAGGTGCCGATCGAGGTCATGGACGGCGTCATCAAGATCCTCGACACGTTCGCGGGATTCTTCGCCAACatgagggacgccgcggagttTGGCAAGATCGGCCGGTACTACGCCGCCGAGTCCATGCTGGTGCTCGATTCAACGACCGGGGAGTACGACGCGAGCAAGACGCCGAGCTACGGGACGGACACCCTCGAGGCGTTCTTCAAGAAGGTGAGCGTGGAGGGTCTGGCGGGGCAGGAGCTCGGAGACCAGGCGGTGTTCAAGTGA
- a CDS encoding predicted protein has product MESSAVASRHALAAPGAYRRMSSALASDRRKAVVPRAAAPASQDAARKKIAVVTGGAKGIGAACCRLLARDGWAVAVNHRTGSKDVADGVVASIVDAGGVAAAFPADVSVEEDVVAMFAAIDDWALAVDGVVAGLVNNAGVLNGPNGCKSVEHASLEDLNAIFAVNVAGPMLCTREALQRMSTKISAGGKGIGGGAGGAVVNVSSGSAVIGRPLLYAMSKGALNSFQAGAVDELAAHGVRVNAVSPGMTDTNLIDDIRDSFDLAKIPLGRFGTPEETAECVCFLLGDAASYVSGANVRVGGGRPPGTFLG; this is encoded by the coding sequence ATGgagtcgtccgcggtcgctTCGAgacacgcgctcgccgcgcccggcgcgtatCGACGCAtgtcgtccgcgctcgcgtcggatcGACGAAAGGCCGTCGtcccccgagccgccgcgccagcgAGCCAGGACGCCGCTCGCAAAAAGATCGCCGTCGTGACGGGAGGGGCGAAAGGGATCGGAGCCGCGTGCTGccggctcctcgcgcgcgacggctgGGCGGTCGCCGTGAACCATCGAACGGGATCGAAGGATGtagccgacggcgtcgtcgcgtccatcgtcgacgccggcggcgtcgcggccgcctttcccgcggacgtcagcgtcgaggaggacgtcgtcgccatgttcgccgcgatcgacgactgggcgctcgccgtcgacggcgtcgtcgcggggctGGTCAACAACGCGGGAGTCCTGAACGGGCCGAACGGGTGCAAATCCGTCGAGCACGCCAGCCTCGAAGACCTCAACGCCATCTTCGCCGTGAACGTCGCCGGACCGATGCTCTGCACCAGGGAGGCGCTTCAACGCATGTCCACGAAGATCTCAGCCGGCGGCAAAGGCataggcggcggcgcgggcggcgccgtagTGAACGTGTCGAGCGGAAGCGCCGTCATCGGCCGCCCGTTGCTGTACGCAATGAGCAAAGGCGCGCTGAACTCCTTCCAGGCTGGTgcggtggacgagctcgcggcgcacggcgtTCGCGTCAACGCGGTGTCCCCGGGCATGACGGATACGAATCTGATCGACGACATTCGCGATTCTTTCGACCTCGCCAAGATACCGCTCGGGAGGTTCGGCACCccggaggagacggcggagtGCGTGTGTTTCCTGCtgggggacgcggcgagctaCGTGTCGGGGGCGAACGTGCGGGTCGGGGGCGGACGGCCGCCCGGAACCTTCCTCGGGTGA